The DNA region cgcacagaaaagaacgagCGAAAAAACGTGTGTCACAAACTCCACACAGCCAAGGCGCACCAACCCTTCTCACGCAcgcgagcgccgccttcctcccttGGGTCTCTACAGGGGTGCGTCGCAATGAGAGGAGCGGAGAGTCTCTTGAGTTGTCCAGTCGGACCGCGCCaccgccttttttctgtcccgtttttttcgctccaTAGCAATTGCTCACAGACACCGAGTGCGCTTCCTCAGCACGGGCGTTCACAGGCATCCTAGCACagctctgtgtcttctcgtgGATAGCCTCCCCACCCCGTGCAGGCTCTAGAAACCgtagaaaaagagacggaaaaagggAGGTTTCCAAGACCGGCACGACGCCAACTCGCGTCCTCCCGGGGAGCGCAGCCGACACCCCCAGGCGCTTGGAGTCTCACCTTGTACAGCGGACACATGTAGTCGTAGTCGGAGAAGGCATTTTGCTGGAGGAAGTCTTCCCGAATAATTCGCGCCACTTCGAGAATCAGTTTTTGGTCCTGATAAAAACACGCAGAGACTTTCGAACATCAACCACACGAACCGCAgccctccccccccctcggTTCCTCAAAGACTACCGCCCGTCTCCATCGACACGCTGCTTCCCCACCGCCTCTGTTTCATAGACACTcctatacacatatacagatatatacatatatatatatctatttatatgCTCtgggatatatatatatatatatatgcttgcaTATGTGGGTATGCGTCGACGGATACACGAAAGAATATGCTGAAATGCCTTAACGTGAGGCGTTGTAGGCGAGGCAGTTCTGCGGCCTTTGGTTAGGGTGTACGGAGGCAAAGCTGCCAGTGTCTCAAAGGGCCAGAGAACAGATTCCCTCAAACACAGGAACCAGGTACCAGGAAGGTTTGGAGTTTGGAGCATCGAGCAAAGTGCTCCTGTGCTCACCTCGGAGAGAGAATCCTTCCCGACAAGCTGGACGATGTCAGTAAGCTCCGCTTCCTGCAGAAAGTAAgcagggaggaaagaggcgcaaGAGCGCCCGTAAGTCGACACGGCGAAACAGCGCGTCAGGCCAGGCTGGCCTAGCGAACAAATGAAAGAAATCGTGGTGTCGCTACAGCTCAGAGACGCCCCTTCGTGAAACAGGCTCGTCCACGTGCCGCAGCTCGTTCACGCGTGCAGGCCCCGAGCGTTCTCCATTTggtgagagaaggaaagaagacgacgacaaAAAAGCGCTCGCCAGGGGCACCACTCCTGTATCTGccgctgtacagacagccgCTCAGTTGACTGCAAGTGCGACACCAGCCTTACGAGACCGGAATCCCGAATGTGTACATTCGTTTCTTCCACCCTGCactttttcgcttttctctgctcacCTGCTGAAGGATGTCGGACACTTTCTGGCGCAGACTGCTGAACTCGGAGTCGTAGGAATCGAAAAACGGCTCCAGTGCGCGAATGTATTTGGAGAAAGACGTCGTCCAGTTCACTGCATTTCCCGAGGCAAATGCAAAACACGGAACGCCTCAGCAACTGCAAGAGGGCTTTTTGGGCAACGCCAAAACACGGTTTTTTCCGCGGCTGGgtcttcgccctccggcCGGTCTCCAACGTGTCCAGAAGAGTGGACAAACGCACGAGCATAAAGCTACACAGATGTGCATGCGAGGCCCTATCGAGGAGGCACGCACTTTCGCTCCtccctgtcccttctctctcgtgacATCTTCCCACGGTCGCCCACAATCCTTTGATACACACGTGTACCATTACACAGGGATACATCGTGTATGTCCACGTGCATATTGATCTGTCGAGATGTGTGCACTGCTGAGGCCCTCGGTGCGTCTCTACGCAGGCTCTTTTCGTTTACCGGAAGGGAAATGTTTCCGTTGGGCGAGTTTTTTGTCGAGCCCCCAGAAGACTTGCACAATGGACATGGTGGACGTCGTGACGGGGTCGGAGAAATCTCCTCCGggcggcgagacggcgccgacGATCGTCACGCTCCCCTCGCGCTCGGGAGATCCGACGCAGCGAACGCGGCCTgcgacaaagagaaggcaccagacgactgcatgcaccccgACCCAGAAAGGGTGAAAACCAGAGCCTgcgcaaaaaaaaacgacTGCGTGTGCTCCAGGCCTCTTTAGCAGCAACGTACTCGCGCGCTCGTAGAAGGAGGCGAGCCGAGCTCCCAAGTAGGCTGGGTAGCCGCTGTCGGCGGGCATTTCCGCCAGACGACCGCTGATTTCGCGAAGCGCCTCAGCCCATCGACTGGTGCTATCAGCCATCATGGCCACGTGGTAGCCCATGTCTCGGAAGTACTCGCCGAGGGTGATgcctgcgagagaaaaaacgcaggGGACACAGGGGAATTACGTGCGGCGACACGGGCCTCTGCACAGACACGTCGCGGGTTCTCGCTGGTTCGCGCCGCGCTGGCCGCCGGCCCTTCCGCGGGCTGGGAGCCCCAGCGGggccttcccgctctcgccgcctctcacCGGTGTAGATCGACGCTTCACGCGCAGCGACAGGCATGTTGCTGGTGTTTGCCACCAGGCACGTTCGCTGCATGATACCCTCTTCTTTGCCGTTCACAACGGTCGTCAGTTCGGGGAACTCAGTCAGGACTTCGGCCATTTCGTTTCCGCGCTCGCCGCAGCCGACGTAGATAATCACCTGGCTGTTGCTGTATTTGGACAGAGCCTGAGACGCAAAGCATCCCGCGCAGACCGGGAGGTGGTGTGCGTGCAGATCCACCGTTGTCAacggcgacacacacacacacacacggacGCCCGTCCTTCTGCAGCAAAACGCGTTTGGTCCAAGCAACTCGTTTTTTCGAGGGGATTGCCCACCTGCGCTGCCTATTCTCGAAGCCTTCCCGGGAAGCGATCTCCCGACGCAAGTCGGCAGGGGACGGCATGGAAACGATCGGGAAGACGGGACGGGACGGCCCCCCAGAGGAGGAAATCGCCAGAACGCCGCCAGAGACCCGACGGCGCAAACACACACCGTGCAGTCATTGCGAAGCAgtcggagacacgcgcacAAAAAATCACCACGAATCGAGGACGGAGGTCCGGAGAGACTCGAGAGGCCAGAGGCTCTTTAAGAAACTAGAGGACTCTaaaaaggcggaagagccgCGATCTCCACCCTGGTTTTCTCGGTGCGTTTCTCACCTGGGAAATGCAAGTCTTTCCACAACCGAACGCCCCGGGAATGGCGCATGTTCCGCCCTGCGAACGTCACATGCGACAGGAAAACCCCTCGCATACTTCCTCTTCTGGCCGTTCGacctctcgtcttccgtaCACCCCCGTACACAGCCTTTTCTCCCGGATTGACAACCGTTCTTCGAGGGCGTCCGACACCGCAACAAGGCCACAAACGTTGCGTGccccgtgcatgcagcttgCAACTCGACGTGCGAACGCAAGACACGCAGAGCTTCCGGTTGTTTGCAATGCAGCCAGATCGCCTGTGTGTGGCGACGCAGATCGCGTGATGGATGAGCCGCCCTGGCTGCGCTTTCCGAAAACGCTTTTCTCACTTGCACGGTGGGGAAGAGGGAATCCAGGACGCGCTGGCCTGTGAGGAGCGGCGTGTTGCCGGACAGCTTCTCGAGGCAGGGACGGGGCTCACGAACTGGCCAATCGTGGGACATTTGAATGGGGATCTGCTCGCCGCGGAATTCCAGAGTCATGACCGTGTCCTTGACGGTGTACGAGCCTAAAAGCGGATGTGTTCGAAGACAAGCCGAGGCCAAAGAACCTTCACGCGGCGCGTATGCGTCGGGCAATCAAAAGGGAGAAACTGCTCTACAAGGGCCGCAAGAAACCGACGCGATACACGCCAGCGCCATCCGGCTTCCTCGCACACCGGAAAGTTCGATTCGTTgcggtgtatatacaccgaACCCAAGAGCACAGAAGGGTGATGCGAGGCACGAGACTTGCTTACTCGTTTGTTCCTGCGGGATTCCCCGGGAAAACGGACAGCATCTGCCGCGGTACCTTTCAAGCGCTGGTGCCTAAGAGGAATCCACTTCCGCGCTTCGCAGAGAACGCACGCaatcgagagaaaaaatTACCTGCGGGTGCAATCCACGAGACTTTGCCTTGGACCTTGGGGGGGATCATGATCCGGTGCTCGAGAAAGAGATTGTTCTCCTGGACAGTTCCGATGACGTCTCCGCCTGAAACGCACGCAGTCCCTATCACGCCGCATTCACTATTTCCGCAATGACGCACCCATACGTTTCGCCGCCTATAAAAGATGCAGAAATGTCCAGCTGCCTACAAATATATAAAATATCTGCGAttcagatatatatatatatatatatatgcgaaGTGCCTGTTGTGTATTGCTTCCGTACGCAGCTGGTGAATCAGAGGGGCTGTGGATACCTGTGAGGATGTCTCCGACTTGAACATTGCTGACGGGTTTATATTCCCAGAGTTTCTTGTGGTCAAGAGCCGGGACGTCGACGCCTTTGGGGACGAAGACGCTCTGGGCGACTTGCGCGATGCGCTCCAAGGGCCTCTGGATTCCGTCGAAAATGTTGTCGAGAAGGCCTGGGAAGGAaccggcgaggaagacgaaagtgCGGTCAGCGCgcgaaaggaggaaaaacgagacacacgcggTGTGAACCcacgcagagaggacagtcggcaggaagaaggggaacggggcgaggagagataTCGAGCGAAATGACTGTCAGGAAGAATTGCCAGGGAAACGGGGAGCGACACAGAGCGACCCCTTCGACCGAGGGAACGTGGagagcacacagagagacagcgaagggaaggtgtgcatgcagctacACCGGGGGACGACGGAGGAAAGTCCGAAGCCATGcagacggaagaggcgatACTGCTTGACATGAAGCGCGCGGGAAAAGTCCGGTTCACGCAGGAAGCGGAGGCAGAAAGTCGTGAagcgacgacggagaaagacCAGGCGACGGACGGGGAACAGcggtgtttttttttgtgaaaaaagacgagggactgtaggtggagagaacgcgaacatcagaaggaagaacagagcgCACGGCACGAGACATACAGGACGCAGACGCGGTCTCGCAGTGCAGACTGTGGGAAGAGGCGCTTCGAACCGCGCACGGGCACCGCTGAATTTTTCTTACCCGGCCCCAGttcgacagagagcggctTTCCGGTCTTCACCACGGGGTCTCCTACGCACAGGCCGGCTGGTTCGAAAGCAAACACAGAAAGGACAAAACATCGATGAGAAAGTATGTTTATATGAACGGCATGcaccgtcttctccgtgAACATGTCTGGTTGTCGCCGCCCCTCCCCAattctctgtgtctccatgTCGAGGTTTCTTTGTTCAACACACACGACCAAGACAAAAAGCATGCGCTGTAGCGACTCTGGCGCCTCCTCCTCACTTCACCCTCTGCTCAAATCctgaaagaggaaggaacagaagaagtTTGGTGGGAGCTCTCCGAAAGAGACACGTGCGTGTCGCGCTTAAAACGCCGACCCACGGGGATTGTTCGAGAGGTTTCAGCCCCCCGggttcttcgtttccttgcCTGTTTCCTCGTAGACTTGGATGAACGCCTTGTCGCCCTCGAGCCGAATGATTTCTCCGACGAGGCGCTGCCAGCCGACACGCACGAGCTCGTACATTTTCGTTCCGCTCATTTGCTCCGCCAGAACCACTGAtggagaaaagcggaaagcaaaacacagaaaactCCTCCATCACAGCAATGATTGCATGCACACCTGTTTCAGCCTTTCTGTTCCAGGAGCGTGGCGATCCAGCATCCAGCTGCGCAGCTGGAAAGGTCCAAAACCGCATCGCTCTCTCGGGCCTCGTCTCTGGACCGAGAAGTAGACCGGCCGATACACGAAAGGCACGACTCTACAGGTGAAGAGAGGAGCCGGGacgcgtttgcatgcgcagaagGGAGGACAATCGACAAGCGATGGTGCTACCAGCGCCGGAAAGAAAGGCTGAATGATGCCACTGTTGCCACCGTACACGCACAACCaggagggaaaacagagccGCGGAGCAACGCGCAACGGGCGCAGTCGATAGGTCCACACGAGACAGTTGAGAGGAAAGGATAAATATGGTGTGGAAAAAGGGATGGCAAAAGAAAGTACTCAGCAGCGGGAGGGTTGAGGCGAAAACAGTTGCAAACACGAATCACAAGCGGGGAACGGAAGGCAGCGGTGGCAAAGACcgcagacggaggagaaaaggaagaggagagaaggccaaCAGTCAAAGACaggaagggacaggagagcTGGAGCTGGAGTTAGGACCCGAAGGCGTGTTCGGTGTTGGGTGCCGTACACTCGCGAGGAACCTAGGGAGGTCGATTTTCCTTTTCgacgacagaggagaggcgggaacgtcacgcgtgtctctcggcaACACAGCACGCCAAAgcacagagggaaacggatTCCCCTCAGgatggagaggagcgaaaagaaCACTTACGCGGGCCGGAAACCTTGTAGATGATTCCCATTTCTGCGTCCGCCTCTGGGGCCGACCCTTCGCCTCTTGGCGCCATCTTTGTCAAGGGGAAAGTCAAGCgaacgaggggagacgggagaaatccagcagagagagtgaaAGACTTCCTGAAAACCTGGGAGTCTCCGAGGTGGttcggtgtatgtacacgcaGATCTGTTCGGCagcgagcggcagagagaccgaaacggttgccacacacacacgcgcagcGCTTCTTGAAACGAGGAATCACGGGCAAAGGAAGAGTCTCTTTgtgagggagaaacgaagggaacGAGAGATATCCAGGAGGCGACGATCAGGGCTGTATTTTTTCCGCCGCGCAAGCAACGCCCCTTTGTGGCGCTGAAACAAAACACACGGGGAAACCGGCCTCAATTCGTGGGATAGTAAAGCTGCACAGTAAGTGGAGAATGCTCGTTCAAAACTTGGAatgaaagaaagagaggcgctgctgtctcgtttttGGTGGAACTCATATGCATCGAGAAGCAAAGATGACTGGAGACTGTGCTTCGGTAGCCAATCGAGGACAGTCGATGTGCGAGCAAATGCAGCGGAAggacgggaaaaggcggagcACCCCTTCGAAGAGAGCGATTAAACGGGCGTACAGGACTtgcgaaagaagacagaatGGGAAAGGGAAGGTCGCCGGAGGAAGAGCTAGCAAAGTTACAATCAACACACTCGGCTCCAACCTGTGCCACTGGGCTCGGTCAGCGCTGCTGAACGGGGCATGCGATGGATTCTAGAAGCTCTCCCGGTGTGTTCCCCCCTCCTCGTAGGCTTTCTGTCGGATTTACGAAAACGTGACCGGTACGCGCTGTCACCCTTGTCAGAAAGAAGCAAATTTGTCGAGGGGAATCGGAAACCTGACTCCAGCGAAGAAAACCCTACCGGGATGGG from Neospora caninum Liverpool complete genome, chromosome VIIb includes:
- a CDS encoding putative vacuolar ATP synthase catalytic subunit A, with the translated sequence MAPRGEGSAPEADAEMGIIYKVSGPPGLCVGDPVVKTGKPLSVELGPGLLDNIFDGIQRPLERIAQVAQSVFVPKGVDVPALDHKKLWEYKPVSNVQVGDILTGGDVIGTVQENNLFLEHRIMIPPKVQGKVSWIAPAGSYTVKDTVMTLEFRGEQIPIQMSHDWPVREPRPCLEKLSGNTPLLTGQRVLDSLFPTVQGGTCAIPGAFGCGKTCISQALSKYSNSQVIIYVGCGERGNEMAEVLTEFPELTTVVNGKEEGIMQRTCLVANTSNMPVAAREASIYTGITLGEYFRDMGYHVAMMADSTSRWAEALREISGRLAEMPADSGYPAYLGARLASFYERASRVRCVGSPEREGSVTIVGAVSPPGGDFSDPVTTSTMSIVQVFWGLDKKLAQRKHFPSVNWTTSFSKYIRALEPFFDSYDSEFSSLRQKVSDILQQEAELTDIVQLVGKDSLSEDQKLILEVARIIREDFLQQNAFSDYDYMCPLYKTVGMMRTICHFYDQCLRVMQETSGSEHKIGWGTIYNTMRPTISKITSMKFLPPTTTEAAAKQHFKQLSDEITSGLRGLVEK